Genomic window (Paenibacillus sp. 37):
GATGATTATTTTGTTGTCGGAAAAGTTGTCGGAAAAGTGAAATCAAGATGCATCTGCACACGGCAGATGTTGATTCTGTTCCTCTGCCTTCCGAAGTAACATTCGGAAAAAGACGAGCGCTCCAAGCCCCATCAGGATATACAGACCAGCCATCGCATAGGAGGGCAGAAAGGCTCCAATGGTTAACCCGAGACTGCCGAGAAGGGCAGCAGCGTTGTAACTCAACCCGTCAGCAGCCATATAGGCAGCACGGTCCGAATCTGGAATCATACCCGCGAGCATGACCTGACGAACAGGGGCGTACATCAATTCTCCAACGGTTAGCAGTATAGCGGATGAGATGAGTAACCAGGCCCAGTTGCTGAAAGCAAGTACGGTGAAACCTGCGGTATAGAGGAGCATACCAACAGTCATGATAGATCGGGACTGGAAGCGACCTATCCATCTGGAGAATGGAATGGCAACCAAGGCGACCATTACGGTGTTGATGACCATGATCAGGCTGAACATATGCAGACCTGAGATATCAGAGCCGAACAGTTGGGCGGTGAATTCATTTTTTAGACGAACAGCGATGTATTTATCCAACTGAAATTCCAGGGAGACTGCAAGTACAGTAGCCGTGAAAAATATCATGAAACGTTTGTCCTGATAGACCGCCCAGTACGTTTTCAGTATGTTCCTCTGGATGGGAGCATCGACATAACCAAGTACGTGTTTATCCATTGTTTCACGAATCATAAAGATCAAAATAAACAGGGTAGCTAGGCTTTCGAGGCATACCAGACTGAACAATAGGAAACGAAATGATTCGAAAAATAGTCCGCCCATCAGTGCGCCAAAGGTTACAGCCACGTTTGTTGTCCAATATTGCAATCCATATACATAATGCCGTTCATGTTCACTGCTCACGTCGACAATCATGGCATTAGCAATCGGCACGGTGATCCCTGAACTTAGACTGCTGAGCAGAAACATGAGACAAGTGACAATGATCGAATCCATCCACGGCGAATTGGCGATGGCCAAACAAAGTAGAGCGATGACCTGGAGACTTTGTGCAATCACCATTAACTTCTTCCGTCCAATTCGA
Coding sequences:
- a CDS encoding MFS transporter; amino-acid sequence: MKYADLHPNIRIRIITDFFTDLTQKSIIPFMAIYLSIQIGASLAGLLLTVNIVASMIVGLWAGYWSDRIGRKKLMVIAQSLQVIALLCLAIANSPWMDSIIVTCLMFLLSSLSSGITVPIANAMIVDVSSEHERHYVYGLQYWTTNVAVTFGALMGGLFFESFRFLLFSLVCLESLATLFILIFMIRETMDKHVLGYVDAPIQRNILKTYWAVYQDKRFMIFFTATVLAVSLEFQLDKYIAVRLKNEFTAQLFGSDISGLHMFSLIMVINTVMVALVAIPFSRWIGRFQSRSIMTVGMLLYTAGFTVLAFSNWAWLLISSAILLTVGELMYAPVRQVMLAGMIPDSDRAAYMAADGLSYNAAALLGSLGLTIGAFLPSYAMAGLYILMGLGALVFFRMLLRKAEEQNQHLPCADAS